Genomic segment of Streptomyces sp. SAI-127:
GCGGGTGCCCTGCTCGGTGACCTCCAGCGCCGCGCGCTCGGCGTCGGTGAAGACGGTGGCTTCGCGCCAGGCGGCGACCAGGTGCAGCCGCTGCTGGTCCTCACCCGCGGCGACGGCGTCCTTGGTGTGCATGTCGGTGCAGAACCCGCAGCCGTTGATCTGGCTGGCCCGGATCTTCACCAGTTCCTGGGTGGCGACGGGAAGCGCCGAGTGCACAGCGGCCCCGGCCGAGTTGAGGTGCTTCATGACCTTGCCCGCGAGAGCGTTGCCGAAGTAGTTGATGCGCGCGTCCATGTAGGGATCCTGAGAGTCGAGTGATGGGAGATGAACTGACGTCAGATTGCTGCGGTTTCGGGGCCGTGGGCTCCGGGCTCGCCGTTACTGCTTGCTGCTCCAGTCGGCGAAGTGCGTCTCGCCGAGCTGTGCGTCGGGGCCGGGCAGCAGGTCGGACTCCTTGAGGGCGGCGCCCCAGTAGAGACCCTTCGGGTCCGTCACGACCGTGCGGGGGTCGTTGTGGGCCGTGAGGCCCTTGCGGATGAACTCCTCCAGGGTGAAGGTGTCGGGGCCGGCGACCTCGACGATTCCGTTGACCGGAGTCCCGACCGCCCTGCGGCCGACGGCCGCGGCCACGTCGCCCGAGAAGATGGGCTGGATCTTGATGGGGGCGACGGACACCGTTTCGCCGCTGGTCGCCGAGTCCGCGAGGGTCTTGGCGAACTCGAAGAACTGCGTGGCGTGGACGATCGAGTACGGCACTCCGGAGTCCCGGATCATGTCCTCCTGGACCTGCTTGGCCTGGAAGTAGCCGGACTGCTGCAGGCGGTCGGTGCCCACGACGGACAGAGCCACGTGGTGTGTGACGCCGGCGGCAGCCTCCGCAGCGAGCAGGTTGGTGGTGGAGGCGCGGAAGAACTCCATCACCGCGTCGTCGTCGAAGGAGGGGGAGTTGGAGACATCGACGACGACGGAGGCGCCCTTCAGGACGTCGGCCAGGCCTTCGCCGGTGACCGCGTTGACTCCGGTGTTCGGGGAGGCTGGCACCGCCTCATGACCGTGCTCGTTGAGCTTGGAGACGACCTTGGAACCGATGAGTCCGGTTCCGCCTATCACTACGACCTTCATGGACTTTCCCTTCACTGATCTCGCACGGTGCCCGGTGGGTCTGCGGCGACCTCGTCCACGGCACCGGCCGCGATGGCTCGTACCCTCCTGACCAGGCGACCCCGGCATCTGTGACAGGGCGGCGCATCAAGATTTCGCGCCGCTGTCGATCGCTCTCACACGGCGGGTCCGGCATCGTCGGACGCGTCGCGCCACGGCTCGGTGATTCCGGTCGGCGCGGCCAGGGGTGTGCGGCGCCCGCTGGTCGTCGCGGACCACACCATGGCGTCCGCCAGGGCGGGCGCGGCGCCGGGGCGGTCGGACCGGTGATGGCAGTCCTGGGGCCCGAGCCGCTCCCGCGCACACTGGAGGGCCGCGCGGGTGGCGAGTACGGCGGATCCGAGGTCGTAGGCGTGCGCCAGGTCCGCGAAGCCGCCGATGTCGATGTGCACGCCGATGTCCGCTGTCCGGGCCTTGATCTCGTCGAGTGCGGTCAATCCCGCGACGAGTCCGACCTCGTCCCGGACCACGCCGGCGTGGTCCGTCATCAGGCGCCGTACCGCGCGCTGCAGAGCGCGGGCGTTGTGGTCGCCGTCGGCGACTACCAGGCGGAGCACGTCGGCTTCCGCGGCGCGGGTCGCGGCGGGTGAGTGGCGTGGACCGGTGAGTGTGGCGGAGTACTCCACCGCGGCGCTCCCGGCGATCCGTCCGTGGGTGAGGACTTCGGAGAGGGAGTCTTCTTCCGGCCGGTGCGGGCCGCCGGCTGCTTCCCCGACCGCGAAAAGCCCGTCCACGTCGCTCGGCCTCGACCCGGATGCCGCCCAGGGAGATGCAGGCGGTCGGCACGACGTCGACGGGGTCGCGGGTGATGTCGAGCATCTGCAGTTCCAGTAGCGTCCGGTGCAGGTGCGGCAGCCGTGCCAAGACCGTGTCACCGGCAGGTGGGACAGTTCCAGCCAGACGCTGCCGGACCGGGAGCCGCGGCCTTCCTGGATCTCGGTGTAGGACGCACGTGTGACGGTCTCCTGGGCGGAGAGCTCCATCCGCTCAGTGTCGTAGCGCGTCATGAACCGCTCGCCGAGGTTGTTGAGCAGCACGCCGCC
This window contains:
- a CDS encoding carboxymuconolactone decarboxylase family protein encodes the protein MDARINYFGNALAGKVMKHLNSAGAAVHSALPVATQELVKIRASQINGCGFCTDMHTKDAVAAGEDQQRLHLVAAWREATVFTDAERAALEVTEQGTRIADAAGGVSDEAWANAAKHYDEDQLAALISLIAIINAYNRINVINQQPAGGYKPGMFG
- a CDS encoding SDR family oxidoreductase is translated as MKVVVIGGTGLIGSKVVSKLNEHGHEAVPASPNTGVNAVTGEGLADVLKGASVVVDVSNSPSFDDDAVMEFFRASTTNLLAAEAAAGVTHHVALSVVGTDRLQQSGYFQAKQVQEDMIRDSGVPYSIVHATQFFEFAKTLADSATSGETVSVAPIKIQPIFSGDVAAAVGRRAVGTPVNGIVEVAGPDTFTLEEFIRKGLTAHNDPRTVVTDPKGLYWGAALKESDLLPGPDAQLGETHFADWSSKQ
- a CDS encoding FAD-binding protein, with product MPGERIAPRAAAQPIDGVEPRGRRPGRTASTSTTRLTGPDLHRALRLRGRQLAIPVLPHVYVTRLLVDNGTVFGAYGFGLVDGSGYLVHADAVILATGGHTRIWRHTSSRRHENTGGSLRLAAEAGARLRDPDLVQFHSFGLIEPDHAAGMPVSDSARHAGGVLLNNLGERFMTRYDTERMELSAQETVTRASYTEIQEGRGSRSGSVWLELSHLPVTRSWHGCRTCTGRYWNCRCSTSPATPSTSCRPPASPWAASGSRPSDVDGLFAVGEAAGGPHRPEEDSLSEVLTHGRIAGSAAVEYSATLTGPRHSPAATRAAEADVLRLVVADGDHNARALQRAVRRLMTDHAGVVRDEVGLVAGLTALDEIKARTADIGVHIDIGGFADLAHAYDLGSAVLATRAALQCARERLGPQDCHHRSDRPGAAPALADAMVWSATTSGRRTPLAAPTGITEPWRDASDDAGPAV